In Amycolatopsis endophytica, the following are encoded in one genomic region:
- a CDS encoding TetR/AcrR family transcriptional regulator produces the protein MLEVAEAVFAERGFAAASMDEIAERVGVSKPMLYEYFNSKEGLLLACVAQARAELREATERAVAGQADAREALRDGFRAFFVFARERRQGWSLLRHEMALIGTSASDALEDTRRQQTDLIATLMAHYFAGEAGPALLEATAELVVGACERLAIWCERHDEVSPDMATELAMEVLWSGLGLRAE, from the coding sequence ATGCTCGAGGTCGCGGAGGCGGTGTTCGCCGAACGCGGTTTCGCCGCCGCGTCGATGGACGAGATCGCCGAACGGGTCGGCGTGTCCAAGCCGATGCTGTACGAGTACTTCAACTCCAAGGAGGGGCTGCTGCTCGCCTGCGTCGCGCAGGCGCGCGCCGAGCTGCGTGAAGCGACCGAGCGCGCGGTGGCGGGTCAGGCAGATGCACGCGAGGCCCTGCGTGACGGGTTCCGGGCGTTCTTCGTGTTCGCGCGGGAGCGCAGGCAGGGCTGGTCGTTGCTGCGGCACGAAATGGCCCTGATCGGCACGTCGGCGTCCGACGCGCTGGAGGACACGCGGCGCCAGCAGACGGACCTCATCGCGACGCTGATGGCGCACTACTTCGCCGGCGAGGCGGGACCCGCACTGCTCGAAGCGACGGCCGAACTCGTCGTCGGAGCCTGCGAGCGGCTCGCCATCTGGTGCGAGCGGCACGACGAAGTGTCACCCGATATGGCGACCGAGCTGGCCATGGAAGTCCTCTGGTCGGGACTGGGTCTTCGCGCTGAGTGA